The DNA window ACTCAGAAAGGCTTTTTTATTTTATAAAAGGCGCCTTATAAAATAAAAAACTATTCCTCTCTGATAACAAAACCTGTTATGAATCACCATTTTATGACCTACAAAAAGAAAGGAGTTTTTATTATGAAAAAAATATTATTTACTTTATTATCTATGATACTTATTTTCTCTTTACTAACAGGATGTAGTTCTAAAGAAAATACAGCATCTAGTCCTTTAAGGGTTGGGGCTACAGCAGGTCCCCATGAACAAATTGTAGAAAAGGTAAAAGAAATTGCTAAAACAAAAGGATTAGAAGTAGAGATTGTATCTTTTAATGATTATATCCAACCAAATGTACAATTATATGAAAAGCAACTTGATCTTAATAGTTATCAACATACACCTTATCTAGATAAATTTAACAAAGACCATCATATGGACCTAGTAAAATTAGCATCTACAGTAAATTTTCCCATGGGAATTTATTCTAATCAATTAAAATCTCTTGATGAATTGAAAGAAGGAGATAAAATATCTTTGCCTAATGATCCTACAAATGAAGCTCGTGCACTCCTTTTACTTCAATCTGCTAACGTGATCAAATTAAAAGATACTAAGGATCTTAATCTAACCATAAAAGATATTGCTGAGAATCCTAAAAATATTGAGTTTATTGAATTAGATGCTCCAATGGTAGCTCATTCCCTAGAAGATGTAGCTGTTGCTGCAATAAACACAAACTATGCAATGCAGGCAGGCTTCAGTCCTGCAGATGATTCTATATTCATTGAACCTAAAGATTCTCCTTGGGTAAATATTATTGCTGCAAGACCTGATAATAAAGATGATAAAAGAATCAAACAATTTATTGAAATTTATCAATCTGAGGAAATGAAGCAGTTCATCGAAGACATCTTTGGTGGATCTGTTGTTCCTGGATTTTAAAAAAAAATTACCACTCCTCTTTGTTAATAAATGTTTTGTACAATATAACCTTTTGGTATATAATAATTCTAAGTATGTCTTTTACAGAGGAGTGTTGAAATGAATATACCTGAATTAAAAATAGGAGACTTAATCGCCAAGGTACCTATTGTACAAGGTGGTATGGGTGTTGGGATCTCCTTATCAAACTTAGCTGCTGCTGTAGCAAACTGTGGTGGCATAGGTGTAATTTCTGGTGTTGAACCAGGATTTAACCTAGAGCATTATCACAGAGATAAATTTCAAGCAAACATAGATGGTTTAACCTACCATATCCAAAAAGCTAGAGAGCTTGCTCCTAAAGGCATTATTGGAGTAAATATTATGACAGCCCTTTCTACCTTTGAAGATATGGTAAAAGTAGCCGTAAAAGAAAAAGTAGATATTATTTTTTCTGGTGCAGGTATGCCTATGAAATTGCCAGAGCTTGTAAAAGGTTCTCTTACAAAGATAGCTCCTATTGTTTCTTCTGGAAAGGTAGCAAAGCTAATTTGTAAACAATGGGATCGAAAACATAACTATTTACCTGATGCTATTGTAGTAGAAGGTCCAGAAGCTGGAGGCCATCTAGGTTTTTCAGTAGAGCAACTTGAAGATCCTGAGAATTTTTCTCTTAAAAAAATTGTACAGGAAGTATTAGAAGCTATTAAACCTTTTGAAGAAAAATACGCTAAAAAAATTCCTGTTATCGCAGGTGGAGGTCTTCATGATGCAACAGATATTGCCGAAATATTAATGGCAGGTGCTTCTGGTGTACAAATGGCTACAAGATTTGTTGCCACTCATGAATGTGATGCTTCAGATGCATTCAAACAAACTTATCTTGATGCAAAAGAAGAAGATATTATGATTATTAAAAGTCCTGTAGGAATGCCAGGTCGTGCCATTAGAAATAATTTCATAAAAGATGTCTACGAACATGGCAAGCCAAAAGGAATCAAATGTATCAACTGCTTAAAACCATGCAATCCAAAAGAAACCTTATATTGTATTGCTGATGCATTGATTCAAGCACAAAAGGGGAATCTTGAAAAAGGATTTGCTTTCGCAGGAGCAAAGGTTCATAAGATAAAAAAAATCACATCTGTAAAAGAAGTGATTGATGAACTTATGGAAGGATTGAAAAATATTTAGAGGAGCTTATGCTTCTCTATTTTTATATAAAAAATCTATTCTATCCATTCAATTTATTTCCGATAAAAGCATTTGACATTTTTAAAGCCTTATGTTGCAATATACATATCAATATAAATAAAGGTGGTTATGGTAATGAGCAGAATTGGAGATATCATTAGAGAAGAAAGATTAAAAAAAGGATTTTCTCCTAAACAAATTGGACGAAAATGCGGCGTATCTGAATCATTTATTTTGGATGTTGAAAGTGGCAAGAAAATTATTAACGAAAAATTACTTGAGAAATTATCAAAGCTATTAGGAAAAAACTTAGAAGAGAGTGTAACTCTAGAACCTGTAGAAAAGGAAGAAATCATACAAAAACCTAAACTTAAAGTACAAGCTCCTCAAAGAAGACAAACAGTAACTCCTCTAGATCAATGGTCAGATGCTCTATCAGGTATTATTAAAAAAGTACCTATATATGATATAACCATGAAGTCATCAAAGGGTTATAAAAGTTTTCCTATCATCAATAAAAAGGTAGAAGGTTTCTCTCCAGAAAAATTGATCTATGTGGAAGCTCCTGATGATACCTTAAATGGATTTAGAATCTGCAGGGAAGATAAAATATTAATCTATTTAAATCAAGAGTTAGTAAATAATTCTTTTTCTTTAGTAGAATATGAAGGAAAGAGACAATTAAGAAAAATAAAAAGAATAGAAGGAAATAAAATAGAAATCATCTCTTATCATAAAGATAAAAAATCCATTGTAAAATCTATAAGAGATGTAAAAATAATTGGTAGAGGTATACGCCTTGAAGTAGAACTAAACAAATAAAGAACCAGATTCCTCTGGTTCTTTATTTAAAAAATCAATTTTCTTTTAAAGTAATTTATCATTGTCTTCATGTTTTATAAATAGCTTACTCAACCTTAGTTGAGTTCCTTTTATAAAAAACGCTTAATCGTTCTTCTGGAATTTGAAGAATAAAAATTGCTGATAAAATAAGTAATCCTCCAATAATCATAGAAAAGGTCAATACCTCTCCTAAAATAAAAAATCCTGTTACACAAGCCACTGCAGGCTCAAACGTACTTATAATTACTGATGTACTAGATCCTATTAACTGAACGCCTTTACAAAATGCAATATTCGGAATTACGGTGCAAAATATTGCTTGAATCAAAATATAAATCCACCCCTTTGATGTGCTTGGTAAAAAAATATTATGATTCATCATTCCTTGTATAAAATATGCAAGGGAACATGAAAATGCTACATAACCAGCAACAACAACAGAATGCATTACCTTTGTTCTCTTTTCACTTAATCCTAATGCATAAAAAGAATAGCAAAGAGCTGATAATAAGCTGAAAATTACACCTACTACATTAATGTGTATATTATTACTCCAAACAACTAAAATCATCCCAATTCCTGAAGCAATAAGCGCTAAAATTTTTCTAATATCTTTTCCTTCTTTCAGTACAAGCATTTCATAAGATGCAATCATTGCTGGATGGGTAAATAGTATGATTGTAGCAAGAGATCCTGAAATATAAGTATAAGCCATATAGATAAAAGCACTAGTCCCTAAAAATCCAGCTGCTCCAAGAACTAATAAATAAAAGAAATGTGATTTACTAGTTTTATAAGGCATTCTTCTTAAGAAAATATATCCCCATGTAATCAGAGCTGCAATAAAAAATCTAAAAAAGAGTATACTAGAAACATTCAACCCTTCCTCAAAGGATAGTTTCGATATAACTGGTATACTTCCATAAGCAAATGTAGATAGTATTACTAATACTGTTCCCTTTAGCAAATTATTTTTCAATTTAAGTCACTCACTTTCTTGAATTTATTGCCAAAGAGATTATACCATAAATATAGAGCTTTGAATCAATTTTAAGATAAACAAATAAGTTGAATTTACGTATAATAATAATATAGTTATATTTGGGTGAGAGATGGGTGAATGACATGAATATAAAATATAAAAATAAAATATGGATATGTGTTGTCTTAATCCTTATCCTCTTTACACTTTGGGGCAATGCTTTAAGTATTCAAGAACAAGGATCTTTCAAGCTATCAACTTTTAAAACCAATATCTTAAATGATGTATTTTCAAAACAAGATTTCATTTTAGTAATAGAAAAACTCAAAGGATATATTGGCACTGTATTTTCTATCTATTCCATATTTATTGCTATCATCATCTTTATGGAAAATAAAAATCCTTCAAAGACAATTGCATGGCTATTAGTGCTTGTATTAGTTCCTATTGTTGGTTTTATACTTTACTTATTTATGGGCCAAAATGTTCGCAAAAAAAATATTTTCAAAAAGAAAAAAAATCGAGATTTTCCCTATTTTGAGCAAGTAGCTTCTATTCAACGAGAAGCCATAAAAGATAAGGAATTATTTAAAAATGACGAAAGCTTTGTGAAAAAAAGACTTATTAGTTTAATATTAAACAATTCCAAAGCTCCTTTTACAGTTAACAACCACTTAAAAGTCTTAACCAATGGTAATAAAACCTTTTCATCTATAATTGAATCACTACGATTGGCTCGTCATCATATTCACCTAGAATATTTTATTATAAAGGATGACCATATTGGTGGAACTATAAAAAAAATTCTTATGGAAAAAGCTAAATCAGGCGTAAAGGTAAGGGTAATCTATGATAGTGTAGGAAGCTGGAGATTAAGCAAAACTTATTTACATGAAATGAGAAGTGCAGGTATTCATATTTATGGTTTTTCCCCTGTAGTTTTCCCTATTCTTAGCAGAAAACTAAATTATAGAAATCATAGAAAAATCATCGTAATAGATGGTAAAATAGGATTCTTAGGAGGACTCAATATTGGAGATGAATATCTAGGAAAAGATCCTTATTTAGGTTTTTGGAGAGATAGTCACTTAAAGGTTGAAGGAGAAGCAGTTTATGGTCTTCAAAATATTTTTTTGATGGATTGGCTATTTACTACAAAGGAAGAAATTGATTTTAATGAAAGATATTTTCCAAAGCTCTCTTATTATGGAGAACAATTAATGCAAATTGCTGCAAGTGGACCTGATTCCGATTGGGAATCTATCATGCAAGCCTATTTTTCCATCATTTCTTCTGCTGAGAATCGTATATGGATTAATACCCCCTATTTTGTTCCAGGAGAAAGTATTCTCATGGCTCTAAAGACAGCTGCATTAAGTGGGGTAGATGTAAGAATTATCTTACCCCATAAACCAGATCATAAAACCGTTTATTGGGCTTCTATGTCTAATATAGAAGAATTATTAGAAGCAGGTGTGAAAATTTATCTATATACAAAAGGATTTATCCATGGAAAAATAATGCTTGTAGATGGTGTTGCTGCGTCTATTGGTACAGCAAACTTTGATATAAGAAGTTTTCAAATTAACTTTGAAGTAAATGGCTTTATCTATGATGAAAAAATCGTCTTAGGAATGGAAAAAAATTTTTTAATAGATATAAACGATAGTAAAGAATTAAAACTAGAAGAATATTTAAAAAGACCTATGATCAATAAAATAAAAGAATCAACAGCAAGGTTGTTTTCCCCCTTATTATAAAAAATAGGAAGTACCTAATAGTACTCCCTATTTTTTCTAATTAAATCCTATCATTACTGCTCCAATCATGAAAATTGAAGCAAGTATAAATAAGATTCCTTGGAATTTAATTTGGAACTTAGCCCATTTACTCCAATCCAGTCTTGCAACAGCCAACATTCCCATTAAGCAACCTGAAGTTGGTACAATAAGGTTCGTAAAACCATCCCCAAGTTGGAATGCAAGTACAGCAACCTGTCTTGTTACTCCTACTAAATCAGCAAGAGGTGCCATCAAAGGCATAGTAAGTGCAGCTTGACCTGAACCAGATACTACAAAGAAATTAAATACAGATTGGAATACGAACATAAACCATGCAGAAATAGTTGCTGGCAAACTTCCTATTGCATTTCCTATTGCATGAAGAACAGTATTTAGCACTGTTGGTGTTGTAGGATCTGACCCTCCAAGAACAAGTACGATTCCCTTGGCCATACCAACTACTAATGCTGCCCCAAGTAAATCCTTAGCTCCATCTCTAAAGGATGATGCAATATCATTTACCCTCATATCATTTAATTTAAAAATGATAGCAATAATTCCTGAAACAATCCCCATTACAAAGAATTGAGTAGCAATTTCAGGAAGATAATATTCATATTTCATTACACCATAGATCACCCAAATCATACCTAAAAATACAGTTAATAAAACTAATTTATGACCAAATTCAAATTTTACTTCAATATTTTCTTTACTTTTCAAATCATCTCTATAATAGGCATCTGATTCGTAAGAAAGAGATAAAGTAGGATTTTTTTTGATCTTTTTAGCATATCTCCAAGTATATACCACCCCTAAAGCTGTGAAGAATACCCACATAAAGAATCTAAATCCAGCTCCTGACATAACAGGTACTCCTGAAACCCCTTGAGCAATGGCAACACTAAATGGATTCATCCATGAGGTTGCAAACCCTATCTGAGTTGCCGTATAAGTAATCATAATCCCTGTTATGGCATCATATCCCATAGCAATCAATATGGGTACAAGAATCATTGCAAAAGGAATAGCCTCTTCCCCCATACCAAACACTGCTCCACCGATAGAAAATAATACAAATAATATTGGTATGATAGCGCTTTCCGCACCCTTTGTCTTTTTGATCATTTGAAGCATTCCCGCTTCTACTGCACCCGTTTTTAATATGATTCCAAATGCACCACCAATCACAAGAATGAATGCAATAACACCTACTGCTGATCCCCATTTACTACCACTAACCATCCCTTCAAATGTATAGTTTACAACCCCTACACCGCCACCTGGTTCAAACCATTTAATACCATTTTTCACTGTCTCTCCAGCATCATCCGTTAAAATTCTAAAACTCTCAGGAATGGGTACAGTTCTTGATTTTTCTACCCCCTTGTAGACATACGTTATGTCTTTGGTATCAAACTGCCCAACTGGAATTAAATAAGTTAAAAGTGCTGCAAATAGCACTACAAAGAAAATGATTACATACGTATCAGGCATTTGCCAAGTTCTGTTCTTATTCTTCTGATTTTTTTTGTTTTCTGCTGCCATATAAACTCCCCTTTCTCTATATACTCATGTTGAATTTATTTTACGACTATTTATACAAGCAATTTCTATGCCAAGGTGCTGAAAGGGGTTTTTTTTGATTTTCAAAACTGAATATTCTTTAATGGTTAATTAATGGGTACCATTAACCACCATTATACGCCATTAAATCCATTAGAAATTCTCTTCCTTTCTCGCTTAATCGTGTTCCGTGTTTCCCTTTATTTTTAATAATCAATCCCATTTTTTCTAAATTTTCAAGTCTAGAACGCATCTGATATTTTGTCATTTCATATTCTGTTCCTATTGTTTCTTTGCTCAATTTTTCTCTGCCAACGATTTCGCCATTTTTGTTTAATAAATATATTTTTTCTAGTATATATCTTTGTTCTGCATTTAAATCCATTTCCATATGTTTATTCCTATGATTATAGTCATTAGGAATAATTCCTTGAAAAAATCCTTTATCTGGTATATCTTTTAAAGTCAGATTCCTTCCTTCTCTAACAGCTAGCATATATGTCAAAGTATTTTTGAGTTCCCTTACATTACCATACCAATCATACTTTAATAGTTCATTCATTACCTCATAAGATATTTTTATATCTTCTGTAGTTTCAACTTTTATAAAGTAATCCATCAGCTTTGGAATATCAATTTTTCTCTCCCTCAAAGGTGGTAGATGTATATATCCCATCTTTAGTCTATAATATAAGTCTTCTCTAAATTTTTTCTCTTTTACTATTTTTACTAAATCCTTATTGGTTGCTGCAATGATAGAATCATCTTGAGGAAGGCAAAATTTATTTACAAAAACCTCTAGATTATTCAGTTCAAAGATTTTTCCCTCAATCATGCTTTTATCCATTAAAAATTCTAATAAATTTTTATTATAAACTACATTTTTAACACTTTTTCCTATGATCTTTCTGTATGAGACTTTCAACAATTTTTTTAAATTTTCATTAAAAACGCTTATATTTCCATTTTTCCCGTAAACAAGCAAACCATCATTTAATCCATCTATCACTAAATGTAAATGTTTATTTAGTTCTAATACTTTGTTCGTTGAGTTTGCAAGCCTCTTTGCAATATTAATAATCTTCTCCAAGTATTTTTGAGAAAATATACCTGCTTTTTCATTCAATATACCCAATCTATTCAATATTTCCGTTATGGTTGTAAAGTCCATAATCCTCGCTCCTATATCATAGGTCTTTTCTATAAATGTAGGTACCTTGTCTAATTCTCCAGGGGTTATGGCAATATAAACTTCTTTAATAGGTTCTTTTATTCCTGGATAATAGGGAATATAATTTAGATCATCAATTCCTATACTATTTAGTATTTCAATACTTTCATATGTGGATTCTGGGTCATCATTGACTAAAAGCACATCCGTATTCGGTGGAAGTAAGACAATTTTATCAATAAAATCATAGCTAACAATTCTTTTAGCAACTATAATTTCACAAGTAGTATCTAATAACTTGAGTACTAATAAGTCATTTTTTATAGCTTCACTTGATAATACAACCAAATCATCTCTTATCATTTGATCAATACCCGTTTCTACAGCATAGCTATTGATCGAAACCATATCCGATACATATTCCTTTAGCTGCTTTACCAAAGTCTCTCTAGTCTCTTCTGAACCAGCTACAAGCGTAATACTCTTTTTCATTCTTGTACCACCTCTAACTTTATAATAAAATGCTGGATAATATGTGATTTATTATATATTATCCAGCAAATAAATTTTTACTCTTTTTAATTTTTATCTCTCAAATGTTCCTTTTACTAAAATCTCTTTATTAAGAATCATTGTTTTTCCCATGGCTATTACTGTATCTATCTCTAAATTATCTTTGTTCAATAATACAATATCTGCGTCTTTTCCTTCTTCAATATATCCTTTTTTAGAAAGTTTTAGTACATCTGCAGGATTGGCAGTAATTACTCTAATGGCATTAGATAAATCCACCCCTTCATCTATGATGGCATCTCTAACTTCACCATATAATGATGTTACCTTTCCTACCTGAAGTCCCATAAATTGACCCTTTTCATTAAAATTAGGAAGACTTCCTTGGCCATCTGATGTAAAGGTAATATTTTTTATAGAAATGCCCTTATCAAGCATGATTTTTAGTCCCTTACTACATTTCATTTCTCCTTCTTCTAAGTCCTTCTTTGTAGTACTTGTTGTAAAATCCACTATTCCACCTTTTTTACCATATTCTATAGCTCTATTAAATAATTTTTCATTTCTATTCATATGGGTTGGTATGAATTGGCTTATAGGAACCTCTGTTTTCTCTACAATTTTTTCAATAAACTCAACCGTTCTTTCTCCATCACCCATATGGATATTTACCACACCTGCTTTTCCAGATAAAATCCCACCTACTCTTGCTTCTCCAGCAAGTTTTGCTATATCTTCAATACTAGGCTGTGAAGATCGATGGTCTGATAGTGCAATCTCTCCAACTCCAATAACCTTATCAAGAAGAATAATATCATCCTGAATACTTCCTGTAAGGGTTCTAATAGGTACCCTATAAGAGCCTGTATAAACATAAGTACTTATTCCTTCTTCTTCTAACCCCTTTGCTTTTGCTAATAGATTCGTCATGGTTCTAGTAGTTCCATCTGTTCCCAAACAGCCAACTACTGTTGTAACTCCTCCTGTAGTAATGTCTGTAAGCTGTATTTCTGGAGTTCTTGTTTTAAAGCTTCCTTCTCCACCTCCACCACAAATATGAACATGAGAATCTATAAATCCAGGTACTACAATTTTTCCAGTAGCATCAATTACTTGAATATCTACAAAATTTTCAGGTAACTGTACATGATCTAAAATATACCCAATCTTCTCTCCTGTTATTAAAATATCTTTTTTCCCAATATAATCAGGTGTGTATACCTCTCCACTTTTTATTAGTTTTAACATAGAATAGCCCCTTTCTATTTATGATCTTCTTTTTTATAATATGTAAAAGTATTCTTATTAAAAATCAATGCATAGTCCATGCCAAATCTTTTCATTTTTATTAACAATTATTGAATCTTTTCATAAAAAATTCGCATTATGCTATTCTCTATGCTCATCTCGCCAACAAAAATTCAAAACTTACTTTTGAATTTGACCTTGCTCAAAGCTACCCAAGCAATTATACTTTGTAATAGTTATCCACAATTTTGAAATTTTATAATTTCCTGTAACATAAAAAACCCATTTGAAAAATCAAATGGGTTTTTTGTTATTTTCTATTGAATGCTTTTGCACGCATTTCTTTATTTAATATTTTCTTTCTTAGACGAATACTTTCTGGTGTCACTTCCACCAACTCATCTTCAGAAATAAATTCTAATGCTTGCTCTAAAGACATTGGTAGTATTGGAACAAGTTTTATTGCATCATCAGATCCAGAAGCACGTACATTGGTAAGCTGCTTACGTTTGCAAACATTTACAACAATATCTCCTGCTCTAGCATTTTCTCCAACGATCATGCCCTCATAAACTTCAGTGTTTGGCCCTATGAATAAAGCACCTCTATCTTGTGCATTAAATAACCCATAGGCTACAGCCGTACCTGTTTCAAAGGCTACTAAAGACCCCTTTGTTCTAGCAGGAATCTCACCTTTATAAGGCGCATATCCTTCAAATACATGATTAAGAATTCCCGTTCCACGTGTATCTGTCATAAATTGAGAACGATAGCCAATAAGACCTCTTGCAGGTATACTAAACTCTAATTTTACCGTGCCATTGACATTGGTAATCATATTAGTCATTTCACCTTTTCTTTGTCCTAATGTTTCAATAACCGTTCCTACATACTCTTCTGGTACTTCAATCGTTGCTTGTTCTATAGGCTCACATAAACAGCCATCCACTTCTCTAAGAATTACCTCAGGTCTTGATACAGATAATTCATATCCTTCTCTTCTCATATTTTCAATTAAAATAGAAAGATGTAATTCTCCACGACCTGAAACTTTGAAAGAATCTGCAGAATCTGTTTCTTCTACACGTAGGGATACATTAGATAAAAGTTCTCTTTCTAATCTGTCCTTTAGATGTCTGCTTGTTACAAATTTTCCTTCTCTACCTGCAAAAGGGCTATTATTTACAATAAAATTCATAGCCAAGGTAGGCTCGTCTATCTTTACAAAAGGTAATGGGTCTACTTTATCTGTTGAACAGATTGTTTCCCCAATATTTATATTATCATTTCCAGCTAGACAAATAATTTCTCCAAACTGTGCTTCATTTACTTCTTCCTTCTTTAGTCCATTGAAAGTATAAAGTTTGCTCACTCTAAAGTTTGTAAACGTTCCATCTGAACTGCATAATACAACTTCTTGATTTTTTTTAATAGATCCTCTACTAATTTTTCCAATACCAATTCTACCTACATATTTATCATAATCAATAGAAGAAATTCTAACCTGAAGTCCATCCTCTAATTCCCCAACGGGTGCTGGCACTTCTTTTAGGATCATATTATAGATAGGAATCATATCTTCATTTGTATCTTCTAATTGGTACTTTGCAATTCCTGATTTTGCTGAAGCATAGATCACAGGGAAATCTAATTGTTCATCATCTGCATCTAGCTCAATAAATAAATCTAATACTTCATCTAAAACTTCTTGTACTCTTGCTTCAGGTCTATCAATTTTATTTACAACAACAATAGGTTTTAATCCTGAATCTAAAGCTTTTCTTAATACAAATTTTGTCTGAGGCATAGGTCCCTCAAAAGCATCTACTAATAACAACACACCTTCAACCATTTGCATGATTCTTTCTACTTCTCCACCGAAATCAGCATGTCCAGGAGTATCTACCACATTAATTTTTACTCCATCATAAGTAATAGATGTATTTTTTGAAAGGATGGTGATTCCTCTCTCTTTTTCTAAATCATTAGAATCCATTACTCTTTCTTCTACCTGCTCATGGCTTCCAAAAGTTCCACTTTGCTTTAACATTTCATCTACTAACGTAGTCTTACCATGGTCAACATGGGCAATAATTGCAACATTTCTTATATTTTCTTGAATCATCCGAAACTTCCTCTCAAATAAATTAGTAACATGTTATTTTATCATAAAAAAGGTTAAATGTCGTAAAATCATGAAAAAAGATACCTATCTTCCTGACAGGTATCTCTCATATACTGGCGGAGAAGGCGGGATTCGAACCCGCGCACCGGTAACCCGGCCTAACGGTTTAGCAAACCGTCCTCTTCAGCCTCTTGAGTACTTCTCCACATAATAAAATGGTGCGGGTGGAGGGACTTGAACCCCCACGCCGTAAGCGCTAGATCCTAAGTCTAGTGCGTCTGCCAATTCCGCCACACCCGCATGCTACAATCATCCAAATTTGGTATGAATAGAGTACTCAGGAACTTCAGTTTCTGAGTTTCATTTTTACTTGTTAAATAATGATAGCTAATATGTTTATATTAACTAAAATTGGTGGGCGTAACAGGGTTCGAACCTATGACCCCCTGCTTGTAAGGCAGGTGCTCTCCCAGCTGAGCTATACGCCCCAATTTAAACCAGCGACGACCTACTCTCCCAGGCAGTTACCCGCCAAGTACCATCAGCGCTGAAGGGCTTAACTTCTGTGTTCGGTATGGGAACAGGTGTGACCCCTTCGCTGTAGTCACTGGATGCTGCAATCCCCCAAATTTTATATTTGGTGTGATTGTAGTACTAAGAAACAAATGCGTTTCTTAGTTTCATTAATTTAAAACTCTATATTATCTAGAAGTTTTAGATTAATGGATTACATTGAT is part of the Crassaminicella profunda genome and encodes:
- the typA gene encoding translational GTPase TypA, translating into MIQENIRNVAIIAHVDHGKTTLVDEMLKQSGTFGSHEQVEERVMDSNDLEKERGITILSKNTSITYDGVKINVVDTPGHADFGGEVERIMQMVEGVLLLVDAFEGPMPQTKFVLRKALDSGLKPIVVVNKIDRPEARVQEVLDEVLDLFIELDADDEQLDFPVIYASAKSGIAKYQLEDTNEDMIPIYNMILKEVPAPVGELEDGLQVRISSIDYDKYVGRIGIGKISRGSIKKNQEVVLCSSDGTFTNFRVSKLYTFNGLKKEEVNEAQFGEIICLAGNDNINIGETICSTDKVDPLPFVKIDEPTLAMNFIVNNSPFAGREGKFVTSRHLKDRLERELLSNVSLRVEETDSADSFKVSGRGELHLSILIENMRREGYELSVSRPEVILREVDGCLCEPIEQATIEVPEEYVGTVIETLGQRKGEMTNMITNVNGTVKLEFSIPARGLIGYRSQFMTDTRGTGILNHVFEGYAPYKGEIPARTKGSLVAFETGTAVAYGLFNAQDRGALFIGPNTEVYEGMIVGENARAGDIVVNVCKRKQLTNVRASGSDDAIKLVPILPMSLEQALEFISEDELVEVTPESIRLRKKILNKEMRAKAFNRK
- a CDS encoding sigma 54-interacting transcriptional regulator, translated to MKKSITLVAGSEETRETLVKQLKEYVSDMVSINSYAVETGIDQMIRDDLVVLSSEAIKNDLLVLKLLDTTCEIIVAKRIVSYDFIDKIVLLPPNTDVLLVNDDPESTYESIEILNSIGIDDLNYIPYYPGIKEPIKEVYIAITPGELDKVPTFIEKTYDIGARIMDFTTITEILNRLGILNEKAGIFSQKYLEKIINIAKRLANSTNKVLELNKHLHLVIDGLNDGLLVYGKNGNISVFNENLKKLLKVSYRKIIGKSVKNVVYNKNLLEFLMDKSMIEGKIFELNNLEVFVNKFCLPQDDSIIAATNKDLVKIVKEKKFREDLYYRLKMGYIHLPPLRERKIDIPKLMDYFIKVETTEDIKISYEVMNELLKYDWYGNVRELKNTLTYMLAVREGRNLTLKDIPDKGFFQGIIPNDYNHRNKHMEMDLNAEQRYILEKIYLLNKNGEIVGREKLSKETIGTEYEMTKYQMRSRLENLEKMGLIIKNKGKHGTRLSEKGREFLMDLMAYNGG
- the iadA gene encoding beta-aspartyl-peptidase, with product MLKLIKSGEVYTPDYIGKKDILITGEKIGYILDHVQLPENFVDIQVIDATGKIVVPGFIDSHVHICGGGGEGSFKTRTPEIQLTDITTGGVTTVVGCLGTDGTTRTMTNLLAKAKGLEEEGISTYVYTGSYRVPIRTLTGSIQDDIILLDKVIGVGEIALSDHRSSQPSIEDIAKLAGEARVGGILSGKAGVVNIHMGDGERTVEFIEKIVEKTEVPISQFIPTHMNRNEKLFNRAIEYGKKGGIVDFTTSTTKKDLEEGEMKCSKGLKIMLDKGISIKNITFTSDGQGSLPNFNEKGQFMGLQVGKVTSLYGEVRDAIIDEGVDLSNAIRVITANPADVLKLSKKGYIEEGKDADIVLLNKDNLEIDTVIAMGKTMILNKEILVKGTFER